In Rutidosis leptorrhynchoides isolate AG116_Rl617_1_P2 chromosome 2, CSIRO_AGI_Rlap_v1, whole genome shotgun sequence, one genomic interval encodes:
- the LOC139889631 gene encoding pentatricopeptide repeat-containing protein At3g49240, mitochondrial-like, which yields MSLSKPLFVNHLKLLIKSYHHHQPLRPAIVSLRHLSFATPEDAAAERRRRLRRLRIEPPLNAFRSNTQSQPRSSPNSNPNPNAPKIPEHVSVLTGNRLILHNRILKLIRENDLQEAVLLTRHSVYSNCKPTIFTCNAVMTACLRQLKYAELLSLHRFITQAAIAANVVTYNLVINTYMDCRKTDTAMEHYKQMIENAPFEPNTTTYRIIIKGLVDNGKLEKGMEIKDEMLSKDFEADPLVYSYLMSGKAKVGDHNGVFELYDELKQKLGGFVEDGVVYGSVMKGYFLKDMEKEAMECYEEVMGDESKVKMSAFAFNSILDALFKNGKFDDALKLFDKMLEQHNPPRVLALNLGSYNVMVDGYCAEKRFEDAINVFNSMGEKRCSPDTLSYNNLIEQLCENGLLGKAEELYSGMSEKGVSPDEHTFVVLMDTCFKENRPDDAAVYYKTMIEAKLGPNLGVYNRLMDGLVKVGKVDEAKAFFDMMVPKLRMDDDSYKFIMKALFDINKHNEVLEIIGKMLREDPLDISDELREFVREELRKEDREDDLVNLIADVEREKAEAAAKAAEEAERAKASARAAVSSLLPSKLLGNKVDAENENESGGEVVEEMADGDGDGDVKVEEGEAASEQVNA from the coding sequence ATGTCTCTTTCAAAACCCTTATTCGTCAACCACCTTAAATTACTCATCAAATCCTACCACCACCACCAGCCGCTCCGGCCAGCCATCGTGTCCCTCCGGCACCTCTCATTCGCCACACCAGAAGACGCCGCCGCGGAACGTCGTCGCCGTTTACGCCGTCTCCGTATCGAACCACCACTAAACGCCTTCCGTTCCAACACTCAATCACAACCTCGTTCTTCACCAaactctaaccctaaccctaacgccCCAAAAATCCCCGAACACGTCTCCGTTCTCACCGGCAACCGTCTCATTCTCCATAATCGAATTTTAAAATTAATTCGTGAGAATGATTTACAAGAAGCTGTGCTATTAACACGTCACTCTGTTTATTCAAACTGTAAACCGACTATTTTCACATGTAACGCTGTTATGACGGCGTGTCTACGACAATTAAAATACGCCGAGCTTCTAAGCCTTCATCGGTTTATCACGCAAGCTGCGATCGCTGCAAATGTAGTTACTTATAATCTCGTGATCAATACTTATATGGATTGCAGGAAAACAGATACTGCAATGGAACATTATAAGCAGATGATTGAAAATGCGCCTTTTGAGCCTAATACGACGACGTATAGGATTATTATAAAAGGGCTTGTTGATAATGGTAAATTGGAGAAAGGTATGGAAATAAAAGATGAGATGTTATCGAAAGATTTCGAAGCTGATCCGCTAGTTTATAGTTATTTGATGTCTGGTAAAGCAAAGGTGGGGGATCATAATGGCGTTTTCGAGCTGTATGATGAATTGAAGCAGAAATTAGGGGGTTTTGTAGAAGATGGTGTTGTTTATGGGAGTGTTATGAAAGGGTATTTTTTGAAGGATATGGAGAAAGAAGCTATGGAATGTTATGAGGAGGTTATGGGGGATGAATCGAAGGTTAAAATGAGTGCTTTTGCTTTTAATTCGATACTGGATGCGTTGTTTAAAAATGGGAAATTTGATGATGCACTGAAGCTGTTTGATAAAATGCTTGAACAACATAACCCACCTAGAGTGTTGGCGTTGAACTTAGGGAGTTATAATGTGATGGTGGATGGGTATTGTGCTGAGAAGAGGTTTGAGGATGCGATTAACGTGTTTAATAGTATGGGTGAAAAGAGGTGCTCTCCTGATACGCTTTCGTATAATAATTTGATTGAACAGTTGTGTGAGAATGGGTTGTTGGGTAAAGCGGAGGAGCTTTATAGTGGAATGAGTGAGAAAGGGGTGAGTCCGGATGAACATACGTTTGTTGTGTTGATGGATACTTGTTTTAAGGAAAACCGTCCTGATGATGCTGCTGTGTATTATAAGACGATGATTGAAGCGAAACTGGGGCCGAATTTGGGAGTTTATAATCGGTTAATGGATGGGTTGGTTAAAGTTGGGAAGGTTGATGAAGCAAAAGCGTTTTTTGATATGATGGTACCAAAGCTGAGAATGGATGATGATAGTTATAAGTTTATTATGAAAGCTTTGTTTGATATTAACAAACATAATGAAGTTCTTGAAATTATTGGTAAAATGTTGAGGgaggatcctttggatatttcggaTGAGTTGCGGGAGTTTGTTAGGGAGGAGTTGAGGAAAGAAGATAGGGAGGACGATTTGGTCAATTTAATTGCGGATGTTGAAAGAGAAAAAGCCGAGGCTGCTGCAAAAGCAGCTGAGGAAGCGGAGAGAGCAAAAGCTAGTGCACGAGCTGCCGTTTCTTCTTTGTTGCCGTCTAAGTTGCTTGGTAATAAGGTTGATGCAGAGAACGAGAACGAGTCTGGTGGTGAGGTTGTTGAGGAAATggcagatggtgatggtgatggtgatgtgaAGGTGGAAGAGGGTGAGGCTGCTAGTGAGCAGGTTAATGCATAA